The following coding sequences lie in one Apostichopus japonicus isolate 1M-3 chromosome 13, ASM3797524v1, whole genome shotgun sequence genomic window:
- the LOC139978688 gene encoding NADH dehydrogenase [ubiquinone] 1 alpha subcomplex subunit 13-like: MSGATFKQEMPPRGGYGPIDYKRMMPKRGPSGYMLFAGCIGIMSLGYVGLIYTNRNRRRRLFEEREAFFGIMPLLEAEWDRDILKQLQHTQEQEAIIMKDVPDWVVGQSVYHTKRWVRPRVEDLYYLAKSKEQNEAMFGFNTFV, translated from the exons atgtcgGGGGCAACCTTTAAGCAAGAAATGCCCCCGAGAGGAGGCTACGGTCCAATCGACTATAAGCGAATGATGCCAAAGAGAGGACCTTCAG gTTACATGTTATTCGCTGGTTGCATAGGAATCATGAGCCTTGGTTACGTGGGACTGATATATACAAATCGCAACAGGAG GAGACGACTATTTGAGGAACGAGAAGCCTTCTTTGGTATTATGCCCTTACTGGAAGCAGAATGGGACCGGGA CATTCTGAAGCAACTGCAACACACTCAAGAACAAGAAGCCATCATCATGAAGGATGTTCCAGATTGGGTCGTAGGACAGTCGGTCTACCACACAAAGAGATGGGTGCGACCGAGAGTAGAGGACTTGTACTATTTAGCCAAGTCCAAGGAACAGAATGAGGCAATGTTTGGATTcaacacatttgtttga
- the LOC139978687 gene encoding stabilizer of axonemal microtubules 5-like, which yields MPEKTVALPTLKPAQLKGKDFLAASHFKVGYDKRMSKSATKRSLFKKDFIAHANHDRTVAAKPPDPAEVMHSDLTFRPPDSTVTQQSYQGETPPKVAQCKALTKTNFKMDADKRIDSFHTSHSRDYEPPSFVSRSFPMSNPMKSFVPQGDPVKERMPVSDYRGKFMGHDTLIFKTSRAPCMHTGGPSTILGDNRTHRQFATSSREQFPGGYLPYVAKKPYRIGSDIPCGDVEKLVHRETTQLSSFANHDKKHYKGYHRDNALTRIGETNFKMGHNPKMDNFQTCAMDSFSAKEATKPVKVVTHDSNASSFPEGDRHPDRVKELVTSTNYGFHHKMPPKGFKNPIIRGANKRTASKVTFGEPSRKEEFYSTTQSEDYTPIKLQWGTLGASGHPKSKVPLDYYKDGHYTTTTLSEYPPWLKPPTHIVSKEELNQLRKSSVSPPLHQSRYFDTTNLTTYTAKRAEKLTYDSSSLQKSSLPLGTMTI from the exons ATGCCTGAGAAAACCGTTGCTTTACCGACTTTGAAACCAGCACAGTTAAAAGGAAAGGACTTCTTAGCTGCATCTCATTTCAAAGTTGGTTACGACAAGCGAATGTCGAAGAGCGCCACGAAGAGGAGCCTTTTTAAGAAAGACTTCATTGCGCATGCCAATCATGACAGAACGGTAGCTGCCAAGCCACCTGACCCCGCAGAGGTCATGCATTCAGATCTGACCTTTCGACCTCCCGATTCGACTGTGACGCAACAGTCTTATCAG GGCGAAACTCCTCCAAAAGTTGCCCAATGCAAAGCTCTCACcaaaacaaacttcaaaatGGACGCCGACAAAAGGATCGACTCGTTCCATACTAGCCACTCACGTGACTATGAACCGCCATCATTCGTCAGCCGAAGTTTCCCGATGTCCAATCCGATGAAGAGCTTTGTCCCACAGGGCGATCCTGTTAAAGAACGCATGCCGGTATCCGATTATCGTGGGAAGTTTATGGGGCACGATACACTGATATTCAAGACATCACGCGCCCCTTGCATGCACACAG GCGGACCTTCCACAATTCTTGGAGATAACAGAACACACAGACAGTTCGCGACTTCATCCCGTGAGCAGTTTCCAGGAGGTTATCTTCCATACGTCGCAAAGAAACCATAC CGAATTGGGTCAGACATCCCTTGCGGTGACGTCGAGAAGTTGGTACATCGTGAAACCACACAGTTGTCCTCCTTCGCCAATCACGATAAAAAGCATTACAAAGGTTATCATCGCGACAACGCCCTCACTCGGATAGGAGAGACTAACTTCAAAATGGGCCATAACCCGAAAATGGATAATTTCCAGACCTGCGCAATGGACTCATTTTCAGCGAAAGAAGCTACCA AGCCAGTCAAAGTTGTGACTCATGACAGCAACGCCAGCAGTTTTCCCGAAGGGGACAGACATCCAGACAGGGTTAAAGAACTCGTAACGTCAACGAACTATGGATTTCATCATAAAATG CCACCTAAAGGTTTCAAGAATCCGATCATACGTGGTGCTAACAAACGGACGGCTAGTAAAGTCACCTTTGGCGAGCCAAGTAGAAAAGAAGAATTCTACAGCACAACTCAATCAGAGGATTACACACCTATTAAATTACAATGGGGCACTCTAGGGGCATCAGGACACCCTAAAAGCAAAGTGCCTCTTGATTACTACA AGGATGGACACTACACCACAACCACTTTATCGGAATATCCACCCTGGTTGAAACCACCAACACATATTGTCAGCAAGGAGGAACTGAATCAG TTGAGAAAGTCCAGTGTCAGTCCTCCGCTTCACCAAAGTCGTTACTTCGACACCACGAATCTGACAACTTACACCGCCAAACGAGCCGAGAAGCTTACATACGACAGCAGCAGTTTACAAAAGAGTTCATTGCCTCTGGGTACAATGACAATCTGA
- the LOC139978659 gene encoding lengsin-like encodes MATNQELLDSVLDKLETNGIQNVRFEFLDLCSVARSKTIPARHFKRTTTSGILFPITFFACDPYLEMQCESKIWKKYTTADTVFYPDLSTFTILPWSKDTARVFVSASSIDGGDDVRLVDPRNILQAQLQDLAMKDLSILSAIEYEFWLVDEKTRVPINPDINGYSTLQFAKHQEFLSKIALNLFEAGVDVNCSQVEYGKGMFEITMEPSFGMKAADTAATLRTGVKEMSMQNGMIGSFMSKPFLDAVAASGHLNHSLWSPDGKTSKLSDPSRPHGLSDIGEHWIAGLLDHAPALSFLQAPTLNCLQRINISDIFVPTNASWGINNRTCAVRIKKGGSDGMYFENRLGSSAGNPYISLAATIAAGLDGINRELRLPPAVPIDILASDEGNVPAGAAPLPRDLESALKVLKNDEVMMNAMGTDFVDALECVRRSELKKVKGDKYAWARQLYFDYI; translated from the coding sequence atggccACGAATCAGGAGCTATTGGACAGTGTGCTGGATAAACTCGAAACGAATGGAATTCAAAATGTTAGATTTGAATTTCTGGACTTGTGTTCCGTTGCAAGATCGAAGACAATTCCTGCTCGGCATTTCAAAAGAACAACAACTTCTGGAATTCTGTTTCCGATAACTTTCTTCGCCTGCGATCCGTATCTCGAGATGCAGTGTGAGAGTAAGATATGGAAGAAATATACGACAGCAGACACTGTGTTTTATCCTGACTTGTCCACTTTCACTATACTACCCTGGAGCAAGGATACAGCCAGGGTCTTCGTATCTGCTTCATCTATTGACGGAGGGGATGATGTCAGGCTGGTAGATCCTCGAAATATCTTACAGGCTCAGTTGCAGGACCTCGCAATGAAAGATCTATCGATATTATCGGCAATCGAATACGAATTTTGGCTGGTAGATGAAAAGACGAGGGTGCCAATCAACCCCGATATCAACGGTTACTCTACCCTTCAATTCGCAAAACACCAAGAATTTCTCTCCAAGATAGCTCTAAACCTTTTTGAGGCTGGTGTCGATGTCAATTGTTCCCAGGTGGAATACGGAAAAGGTATGTTCGAAATAACCATGGAACCGTCCTTTGGTATGAAGGCCGCCGATACCGCAGCAACACTGCGCACTGGAGTCAAAGAGATGTCGATGCAGAACGGTATGATAGGCAGTTTTATGAGCAAACCTTTTCTGGATGCCGTAGCAGCTTCGGGTCATTTGAACCACTCGCTGTGGTCGCCAGACGGTAAAACATCCAAACTGAGTGACCCATCTCGTCCACATGGCCTTTCTGATATCGGAGAGCATTGGATTGCTGGACTATTGGATCACGCACCAGCTCTCTCATTTCTTCAGGCACCGACTCTGAACTGTCTTCAACGAATCAATATTAGTGACATTTTCGTGCCGACCAATGCATCTTGGGGAATTAACAACCGAACCTGCGCTGTACGTATTAAGAAAGGTGGATCTGATGGTATGTACTTCGAAAATAGACTCGGATCGAGTGCTGGAAATCCATACATAAGTCTCGCGGCAACGATCGCTGCAGGGCTCGACGGAATTAATCGTGAGCTACGACTCCCACCTGCGGTACCCATAGATATATTGGCTAGTGATGAAGGCAATGTCCCAGCCGGTGCGGCACCTCTTCCGAGAGATCTAGAATCTGCCTTGAAAGTTCTGAAAAATGATGAGGTCATGATGAATGCAATGGGGACAGACTTCGTGGATGCCCTGGAATGTGTTAGACGGTCAGAACTGAAGAAGGTTAAAGGAGACAAATACGCCTGGGCTAGACAACTTTATTTTGACTATatctaa